Genomic DNA from Triticum dicoccoides isolate Atlit2015 ecotype Zavitan chromosome 4B, WEW_v2.0, whole genome shotgun sequence:
CAATTTACTCATGAACAATTCTCAAATTTGCAATTTTTTTAAAAATCATGATCTTTTTAAAATTTTAAATCATAACAGTTTTCAAATGCACAAACTTTTTTCAAACTTGTGAAcgcttttcaaattcatgaaattcTAAAATTTAACCTGTAaataattttcaaattcatgaactgtattttgaacttcttaaaaaaatcaaattcacgAGCTATTTTCAAAGCTAGCGAGCTAGCGTGCAAAGATGGCGAGTAGGCGAGCGAGTTTGCATAATATTTGGTCGCGGCCCGCTGGCATGCGCTTGAGCACCAGCTTCCTAACTAGCgcttaaagccctgactgaaattaCAAATATTCACATTTTACAAAACTGTACAGAAATTTCAAAAACTGTTTGTATCTTTCAAAATTCCTCAGAATCTCAAAACACAAACATTGTtttaaaagagcaaaaaaaaattgTAACTTCATGAACATCGTACGCTTAATCACTACTTGGTGGTTCGGCCAAAAAAACTTCTTCATGGTGGACCTGGGCGACAAGTTGACCATTGACATGTTTGACCTTTGACTATTGACTTTTGAAAAAAAGGGTTCATCTCTTtggaaaagttcatggatttgaaaaaatgttcacggaTTTGCAAAACGTACACAAATTTAAAAATACAATGAAAGAATTTAGAAAATTTTCATGGATTTTGCAAACAAAGTTTAATGATTTGAAAATTTTCATCAAGTTTGAAAAAAACAGTTCATCTACTCTGAAAAAAGTTCATTCATTTTGAAAAAAGTTTCgttgattttgaaaaatgttcatccacTTCGAGAAGGTTCATCAATTTTCTAAGAAAGTTCATCAATATTGATTTTTTTGATGAATTTGAGAAAAGGTGCATCAATTTTGAAAAcacgttcacaaatttgaaaatagtttatCGGTTGTtaaaaaagaaaaattgaaaaaagtttggaCATtgcaaaagaaaaaagggaaaaaaggaacagaaaaagaaaagaaaagaaaaaagaaaaagaagaataaaaaataaaaaccaaaCAAGACTGTttgaaaaacaagaaaaaaagaacAAAATGAACAAAACTGTTGGAAAAAACGAgaaaaaagaaacaagaaaaagggaaaaaggaagaagaaaaaaagaaaaagcaaaGAAGAAAGAGGAAAAGAATGAGAAAGAGGTATGTTATCACGTTGCCTAACGGTGGCTGGTTGGTTGTCGAGGGGGCGTGCACCCGTTCTCTGTACATTCGTATACGGCGGATAAAGAGTTTTTAAAATGACTATCATGCCCTTTCTTATGAAGAGGTATGGACTAATCTAAACTGTTTTTGTGTTTAGGGGGTGTATCGAAGCATAACTATTATTTCCGCGGGGAATCCACGTTAGAACATTCATTGTATGTGGAACATTTTAGTCAATAGAATACATTAGAACACGAATTCAGACGTGGAGATCTGGTTAGTCACATACGTAAATGGTAAACTGAAATGGTTACAGACTTCACACAACAGTGGTAGAAATGGAGACCGTGACCAAACTCAGAAATTAAAGATCTGTACAAATCGCTTCCATTCTACTTTCAACTGAAACTTCTGAGAGCCACGGTCAGGTTCCTCACGAGCTCAGCCGCGGACGAAAAGCCCTCTTCGATCTGCACAAAACTCAACATGTCAATCTTCTGATCGTGCATTGAAAGCCTATTTTCTTGCAAGCTACAACCGCATTTGCGCAATGGAGAGAGGCCTTGCCTTGGCCGTGATGGTGATGTTGAGGCAGGAGTCGGTGAACGGGACGACGTTGGTGTTTATGATGGAGAGGCCCTGGTTCTCGAGCTCGGAGAGGACCATCACCAGCACCCCTCTCCTCTCCTTGCAGCAGATTTTCAGGAGCGCCGTGTGCCCCCGGATGCTGGCCTTGACGGCCGGGCTCGAGTCCTCGGCCGCGTCCCCGGACCCGCTGGGTCCTGCTGCGTCGTTGTCGGCGGCGGGTATGCGGCACTTGCTCTCGAAGACGGTGGTGGACTCCGACGACCTCCGCGAGCCTTGCTCCTCCAGGGCCTTCAccttgtcctccagctgcttcacgTAGTCGATGGTGCTCCCCAGCAGAGAGATCTTGTCTGTCTGAAAACAATGGCGAAGGGTAACTAATTAAGCTCGGCGCGGGCAGTTGGTGACCACATGAATGCAGCCACGTTTCCTTGTCATGCACCTTTTTGAGGCCGGGGACGATGGTGGCCAAGGACACGAACTGCTGCTGCAGCTTCTCCCGCCGCTTGCGCTCGGCGATGACGTGCTCCTGCGCGTTCGCCGGCGCCCTGCTCCGCCTCTCCGGCGCCTGCAGCTGCATCGTCCcttccacgccgtcgtgctgccaggcgCCTCCGGAGAAATTGAGGGTGCCAGCCTGGCCAGCGCCGAAGGAGAGAAAGTTCGACgacggcggcggagacggctgcccCAGCTCGTTCTTCACCGTCGCCGATCCGAACGGCAGGTTCGGCAACGACGACGAGCCACCAAAGCTTGGGAAATCGGAGCTTCGAGATGGATGGAACGACGGGGTCGCCATCGGCGACGTGTAGTACTGCTCTTGATGGCCAAGCAGCGGCGGCTCCACGAACTGCTGGTCCATGCCGGGCGCGGGGACCCCTTCTTGCTGGTACATGTACGCCAGCTCCTCCTGTTCCTGAAACCAGCCATTGCAAGAAGAACTTATACTACCTTAAATTCACAGCATGTTAACTTTCAGGTTTCAGATGCCACAGGTAATCAGGACCAAATGCGCTTACCGTCTGCGTCAGCCATTGATTTGGTTGCTCCATTACTGGTCACTGCCCACAGAAGAAGAGCTTGATAGTTAAACCTCTGTTCTCTTTTCTGCTCTTCTTTCTTGACTTGCTGTCGTGTGTACAAACAGAAGAAACAGGCATATATAGTGGTGTGAACTTCCGGCCGGTGCTGTTGAGAAGAAGGCGTTCACGTGCTCCATGCACTCGCAGATAAGGTCAAGGTACTTGCACGTTTGGTCCGCTCCACTGTACGCGCTAGTGTTGACATCACAGCTCCGATCTCTCAAGATCTTAATTCCACCCGGAGGATTTGTTATCTGAAACTGGTTTGTAAACAAGACCTGTCTGAAGATTCAGTAGGTTCGCTGACAGTGACACTCGGATAGAAAGTGTGCATGCTTGCCTGACGAGGTCTGTTTCActagaaagtactccctccgtcgcataatgtaagacattttttgacactagtgtagtgccaaaaacgtcttacattatgggatgagGGAGTacaatctaaatgctcttatatttctttacggagggagtacacgaCAACCGCAAATAAGTTTAGCAATTGTTATATTGATGGATGGATTGGTAGTTCTACTGAAtcagtacgcgcgtgtgtgtgtgtttgtttgtgGAATGATCGGTTGATTTGATTTGTTGTTGGAGCGATCGGGACACTTTTGTGAAGGGTGTGCACGGTAGGTTGAAGCGACGGCGACATTTCTGGAGGACCTGTTCAGATGGCGTTGGAGGGCAAGCACAGTTTATGAAACTCCACTAGTGTGCATAATAATAATATACTGTACTCtataacaatgtcatatcattttgTTAATTGGTTAGGAGATCCACGCGATAATGGCGCGGCCTTTTTTATGCTGAATCTGCAAGCTTTTTAGATTACAGTAGCAAATCCCAAGAAAGTAGCTTCAAATCAAAGTGCAAATAGAAGACAACTGTTCCGGACCAACTGGCTGCAAAGTCCAAACCTGAACAAGGCGCGAGAAGGGGACAGATGACTCATTTGTTCTGCCTTGATCCTATCAACGAGGTTAGGGCGTTAAGCCACTAGATTACATATATGGCATGTTGTTTGCTCGCGCAACTTGGAGTATTTTGTCTGATCCACATGCAAAAGCCAGCAAATCTGACCCAGGTGCCGTCTCAGGCGAGGCAAAAAAAATGATGTTGGACAGTAGGTACCTAACCATCTAAATGTAAAATGTTTCACCTGCATGCTTGCATTTTGGAGTTTTGGTAAATGTCACCAGGAACTGTGTATTTTTCATTCAGGTGTCATTCTGATTTTGACAGCTATAGGGCAGGGTGCATCATCTTCATGTTAAAACCAATATTcttatggccgtatgcatcgttctgatgcagaggctggggatctcccctttttcgaaaaaaaaaacaaTATTCTTGAAGCTACAATCATGTGGTAACTAGGAATCACACCATCATGTTcctaatatatactccctccatttacaaatataagatgttttagatatgAGATCTCTTTAGATATTTCTATATGGACTATAAACGGGCAaaggagtgaacaaacacactaaaatatgtctatatacatctgattcAAAAAAAAAATGTAGAACTtcctatatttgtgaacggagagaGTAGTACATAACTCAATATTAAAAATTCTGCAATACTATTAAAAAAAACAGCAAGCTTAAGCTTTGGTGTCACCTTTCGGCTGGCTAACATTGCTTCAAGGAGCAACTTGGCTACATATGACATTATGATGCAATTTGTTTCCCTAGATTTAGTGGCTTCTTGTAATTCTAAATTGCTCATCTCCCAAAACCACATGGCTCATTCACTAATTAGGCATGCAGTTGACTACATTTATAGACTAACGTGGCCAACTTGATCAACAACGGCACAACATAAAACTCTAGTCTGTACTACTCCATCGTTTTTCATGGCGTTTTTAGCAGGTCTAGTGCACCACCGGATTGCCAGCGTCAACAAGTTACTCCACTGGGCAACTTGGATTAGCTACACAAACTACAACCACATGCAAATGCCATGATTAAGGACCTTTTCGGCTTAACTTCCCTAAACAACCGGTTAGCAAACTTTGAGGAGGTGTTCGTGCTTGAGACTCTTGCGTGTGTCAACTTGTGCTATAGGACCATCTTGTTGGCACATTGCATTCGGATCGTATCTGAATATTTTTGTCAAATGTACAACTGAACCAAATGGCTCCAATGGAAGTAAACAATCGAGAAGACTGGTCTTTAGAGTTGTCAGGATATCATAATTGAATCTTGGAAGACGATACTGTTATCATAGATATATAAAAGTAAGACTGTGGGTTTGACAATTAGTTTTATTCATGGCGAAGGAATCAACAGGGACTTCCCTTGCAATTTGCAAAATCATGCAAGTTGTTCCACGGGAACTTTTTCTGTCATCAACATGGCAACATGGTCTGGTAAAGTAAGATGTTGTATCAAGATGAAGTCCCAGTTTACTCTTGGTACATGCGTTAAACCTAAGGAACAGACATTTGTTAGAAAAAATGTTCATCCATTTATTAATAATAAAAACATAAAAGTAAAGTGGAAAAATATATATAATAGAAAAAACCCGAAGGATATGCTTGTTTCATGCTTTTTGAGGCGCCCTCCAAACCTTTACAAATTTTGGGGAAAATATCAAATTAATTTCTCACCGAACACTCCTACCTCCTAGgattctccaacctccaagagtaagacAATCGAAGGAAAAGCTTGGAACCTGCTCAAAATCATGAATCTGGTTGGTCAAAAGAGGGAGGACAAATCTATGCTTGGTGACATCCTCTCTCAAATCTCTCATGAATCCCTCAAGAAACCAAATATTTAGGGATGAGGAAGTGTATGTAACG
This window encodes:
- the LOC119292768 gene encoding transcription factor bHLH18-like gives rise to the protein MEQPNQWLTQTEQEELAYMYQQEGVPAPGMDQQFVEPPLLGHQEQYYTSPMATPSFHPSRSSDFPSFGGSSSLPNLPFGSATVKNELGQPSPPPSSNFLSFGAGQAGTLNFSGGAWQHDGVEGTMQLQAPERRSRAPANAQEHVIAERKRREKLQQQFVSLATIVPGLKKTDKISLLGSTIDYVKQLEDKVKALEEQGSRRSSESTTVFESKCRIPAADNDAAGPSGSGDAAEDSSPAVKASIRGHTALLKICCKERRGVLVMVLSELENQGLSIINTNVVPFTDSCLNITITAKARPLSIAQMRL